From one Montipora capricornis isolate CH-2021 chromosome 10, ASM3666992v2, whole genome shotgun sequence genomic stretch:
- the LOC138019199 gene encoding beta-2 adrenergic receptor-like produces MLCLSNASRIFNSSKSGGNCSSDPEPYEPLLVEIFTASVIVVLALIGALIVVVNGLVISMVYKKKTLRSFTNLFLGSLALSDLVTGLVGVPLLLVCNMIRADICISSAFFIRFTGISSICHVLLIALDRYFAIVHPYRRASLITKRRAICAICLVWVFACLFSAIQLSWDNLNFGDASESEESVDINIGYSIICLVLFFLVPLLLMCFIYGRIFYISFKIAKNDRHLQDALHRGSRAVHREWRGRSVLVIMVVIFGGCWLPFFLAMLNDHSSEPDPTPSLVWMQRLLSVLVFIPPLTNPLLCTLAKKDFRQVLRGMIFKHKCRQKYRERAHDPLHHYAAHSSQSEAIIKTTTL; encoded by the coding sequence ATGCTGTGTTTATCAAATGCTTCCCGGATCTTTAATTCCTCAAAATCTGGAGGTAATTGCTCTAGCGATCCTGAACCCTACGAACCCCTATTGGTTGAAATTTTTACTGCGTCAGTGATCGTAGTTTTAGCCCTGATTGGCGCACTCATTGTCGTGGTTAATGGTCTTGTAATCTCTATGgtctacaaaaagaaaactttgaggTCGTTTACGAACTTGTTTCTCGGTTCGTTAGCGCTCTCCGATCTCGTGACTGGCTTGGTGGGAGTTCCTCTCCTGTTGGTGTGTAACATGATAAGAGCAGACATATGCATATCTTCCGCTTTTTTCATTCGATTCACCGGTATTTCGTCAATTTGTCATGTTCTTCTCATTGCCCTAGATCGTTATTTCGCGATAGTACATCCATATAGGCGCGCGTCACTCATCACAAAAAGGCGCGCAATCTGTGCTATCTGCTTGGTTTGGGTGTTTGCGTGTTTATTCTCCGCCATTCAATTATCATGGGATAACTTGAACTTCGGCGACGCTTCAGAATCTGAAGAGTCCGTCGATATCAACATTGGGTACAGTATAATCTGCCTAGTACTTTTCTTCCTTGTTCCTCTTCTGCTGATGTGCTTCATCTATGGACGTATATTCTACATCTCCTTTAAGATTGCCAAAAATGATCGCCATCTGCAAGACGCCCTGCATCGGGGATCTCGTGCCGTTCATCGTGAGTGGCGAGGCCGAAGTGTGTTGGTGATAATGGTTGTAATTTTTGGGGGCTGTTGGCTACCATTTTTCTTGGCTATGTTAAATGATCATTCCAGCGAACCAGATCCAACTCCTTCTCTTGTTTGGATGCAGCGTTTGCTTTCTGTTCTTGTTTTTATTCCTCCACTGACAAATCCGCTGTTATGCACGTTGGCCAAGAAAGATTTCCGACAAGTTTTACGAGGGATGATCTTCAAACACAAATGTCGTCAAAAATACCGGGAAAGGGCACACGATCCTCTTCATCACTACGCTGCGCATAGCTCGCAAAGCGAGGCAATAATTAAAACGACGACACTATGA